From Rana temporaria chromosome 7, aRanTem1.1, whole genome shotgun sequence, the proteins below share one genomic window:
- the LOC120945984 gene encoding 60S ribosomal protein L27-like, with product MGKFMKPGKVVLVLAGRYAGRKAVIVKNIDDGTSDRQYSHALVAGIDRYPRKVTATMGKKRIAKRSKIKSFVKVYNYNHLMPTRYSVDIPLDKAVVNKDVFRDPALKLKARREAKVKFEERYKTGKNKWFFQKLRF from the exons ATGGGCAAGTTCATGAAACCAGGGAAAGTTGTCCTTGTTTTAGCAGGACGCTATGCAGGCCGCAAAG CTGTCATTGTAAAGAACATTGATGATGGCACCTCTGACCGTCAGTACAGCCACGCCCTGGTTGCTGGCATTGATCGCTATCCTCGTAAGGTGACTGCCACTATGGGCAAGAAGAGAATTGCCAAGCGTTCCAAGATCAAGTCATTCGTGAAGGTGTACAACTACAACCACCTCATGCCAACCAGATACTCTGTTGATATCCCTCTTGACAAAGCTGTGGTGAACAAGGATGTTTTCAGGGACCCAGCTCTGAAACTGAAAGCCAGAAGGGAAGCCAAAGTAAAATTTGAGGAAAGGTACAAGACGGGCAAAAACAAGTGGTTCTTCCAGAAGCTGCGGTTCTAA
- the LOC120944876 gene encoding 60S ribosomal protein L27a-like: protein MPTKLRKTRKLRGHVSHGHGRVGKHRKHPGGRGNAGGLHHHRINFDKYHPGYFGKVGMRHYHLKKNQHFCPTINLDKLWTLVSEQTRLKNAKNPEGPAPVIDAVHDGYFKVLGKGKLPKQPVIVKAKFFSRRAEEKIKGVSGACVLVA from the coding sequence ATGCCTACTAAGCTAAGAAAGACAAGGAAGCTCCGTGGACACGTCAGTCACGGCCATGGTCGTGTTGGCAAACACAGAAAGCATCCTGGTGGTCGTGGTAATGCCGGTGGTTTGCATCATCACAGAATCAACTTTGATAAATACCACCCTGGTTACTTTGGTAAGGTCGGCATGAGGCATTACCATCTGAAGAAGAATCAGCATTTTTGTCCCACAATCAACTTGGACAAACTGTGGACTTTGGTCAGTGAACAGACCAGACTGAAGAACGCTAAGAACCCAGAGGGACCAGCACCAGTCATTGACGCAGTGCATGACGGTTATTTCAAGGTGCTCGGCAAAGGCAAGCTCCCCAAGCAGCCAGTCATTGTAAAAGCCAAGTTCTTCAGCCGACGTGCCGAGGAGAAGATTAAAGGTGTCAGCGGTGCTTGTGTGCTGGTAGCATAA